One window of the Klebsiella sp. WP3-W18-ESBL-02 genome contains the following:
- the mlaC gene encoding phospholipid-binding protein MlaC: MFKRLLMVAMLVIAPLTAATAADQSNPYKLMNEAAQKTFDRLKNEQPKIRANPNYLREVVDQELLPYVQVKYAGALVLGRYYKDATPAQREAYFAAFREYLKQAYGQALAMYHGQTYQIAPEQPLGDASILPIRVTIIDPNGRPPVRLDFQWRKNTQTGNWQAFDMIAEGVSMITTKQNEWSDLLRTKGIDGLTAQLKSISAQPITLEQKK, from the coding sequence ATGTTTAAACGTTTACTGATGGTCGCCATGCTGGTGATTGCACCGTTAACGGCGGCGACGGCGGCGGACCAATCTAACCCTTACAAGCTGATGAACGAAGCGGCGCAGAAAACATTCGATCGCCTGAAGAATGAGCAGCCTAAAATTCGCGCTAATCCGAACTACCTGCGTGAGGTAGTCGATCAGGAACTGCTGCCGTATGTGCAGGTAAAATATGCCGGTGCGCTGGTGCTGGGCCGTTACTACAAAGATGCGACCCCGGCGCAGCGCGAAGCCTATTTCGCTGCTTTCCGTGAATACCTGAAACAGGCGTACGGTCAGGCGCTGGCGATGTACCACGGTCAGACCTACCAGATTGCGCCGGAACAGCCTCTGGGCGATGCGAGCATTTTGCCTATCCGCGTTACCATCATCGATCCGAACGGCCGCCCGCCGGTACGACTGGACTTCCAGTGGCGTAAAAATACCCAGACGGGTAACTGGCAGGCGTTTGATATGATTGCGGAAGGGGTGAGCATGATCACCACCAAGCAGAACGAATGGAGCGACCTGCTGCGTACTAAAGGCATTGACGGCCTGACCGCGCAGCTGAAATCCATCTCTGCGCAGCCGATTACCCTGGAACAGAAAAAATAA
- the ibaG gene encoding BolA family iron metabolism protein IbaG: MENNEIQTVLMNALSLQEVLVSGDGSHFQVIAVGEMFDGMSRVKKQQTIYGPLMEYLADNRIHALSIKAYTPQEWARDRKLNGF, from the coding sequence ATGGAAAATAATGAAATTCAGACCGTGCTGATGAATGCACTCTCCCTTCAGGAAGTTCTCGTTTCTGGCGACGGTAGCCACTTCCAGGTGATTGCCGTGGGTGAGATGTTTGACGGCATGAGCCGGGTTAAGAAGCAGCAGACTATCTATGGCCCGCTGATGGAGTACCTTGCGGACAACCGCATTCATGCCCTGTCGATCAAAGCGTATACCCCGCAAGAATGGGCGCGCGATCGCAAACTCAACGGCTTTTGA
- the mlaB gene encoding lipid asymmetry maintenance protein MlaB → MAESLSWTREGERLALHGELDQDFLVPLWEARNEATQGVSVIDLSDLRRVDTAGLALLVHLVDLIRSQGRKVTLEGVSEKVATLKGLYNLPEDMIP, encoded by the coding sequence ATGGCCGAATCGCTGAGCTGGACGCGCGAAGGTGAACGCCTTGCGCTGCACGGCGAACTGGATCAGGACTTTCTGGTGCCGCTATGGGAGGCCAGAAACGAGGCGACGCAGGGCGTGTCGGTGATAGACCTCAGCGATCTTCGCCGCGTCGATACCGCCGGTCTGGCCCTGTTGGTGCACCTGGTCGATCTGATTCGCTCTCAGGGACGCAAGGTGACGCTGGAGGGCGTAAGCGAAAAAGTGGCGACGCTGAAAGGGTTGTATAATCTACCTGAAGATATGATCCCTTAA